In the Candidatus Baltobacteraceae bacterium genome, one interval contains:
- a CDS encoding histone deacetylase, whose protein sequence is MAHPESPARLLTLLRHLERTGLAADRREARDATREELTLVHPGSYVDLVHDEIERLHSSVQAAYLSTGDTIIDRTSWNAAVRAAGATLTALDAAINENRAAFAVVRPPGHHAEPRRGMGFCLFNNAGIAARAFVARSGGRALVVDFDYHHGNGTEALVGGGVSYVSTHASPAYPGTGSGRENRVDENGTLIDFPLGLSYNTEGFAALWQETLRRLCARIRPDMLVVSAGYDFAAGDPVGDLGVDIGVSSALGACFREIADEFCEGRAVFVLEGGYDLGLLCSGVEQTIRAYDAGASKIGQPSQEAIPAQQRDALARALQ, encoded by the coding sequence ATAGCGCATCCCGAGTCACCCGCACGTTTGCTTACGCTACTCCGTCATCTCGAGCGAACCGGCCTCGCCGCGGATCGTCGTGAAGCCCGTGACGCCACGCGCGAAGAGCTCACGCTCGTGCATCCCGGGTCGTACGTCGATCTCGTTCACGACGAAATCGAGCGTCTGCACTCTTCGGTTCAGGCTGCGTATCTCTCGACCGGCGATACGATCATCGATCGTACCTCATGGAACGCTGCGGTGCGAGCCGCCGGCGCAACCCTGACTGCCCTGGACGCCGCAATCAATGAAAATCGTGCAGCGTTCGCCGTCGTGCGTCCACCGGGGCATCACGCCGAGCCGCGCCGGGGAATGGGTTTCTGTCTCTTCAACAATGCCGGCATCGCGGCTCGCGCCTTCGTTGCAAGGAGCGGCGGCCGCGCACTCGTCGTCGACTTCGATTATCACCACGGGAACGGGACGGAGGCGCTCGTGGGTGGCGGCGTCTCATACGTCTCGACGCACGCATCGCCGGCGTATCCCGGCACTGGTTCGGGCCGCGAAAACCGCGTCGATGAAAATGGAACGCTGATCGACTTTCCGCTGGGCTTGAGCTATAACACCGAAGGTTTCGCCGCGCTCTGGCAGGAGACGCTGCGCCGCTTGTGTGCTCGTATCAGACCCGACATGCTCGTAGTCAGCGCGGGATATGACTTTGCAGCGGGCGATCCGGTCGGCGACCTAGGCGTCGATATCGGCGTGTCGAGTGCGCTCGGCGCATGTTTCCGCGAGATCGCCGACGAGTTTTGCGAGGGCCGGGCGGTCTTCGTTCTCGAGGGTGGTTACGATCTGGGATTGCTGTGCTCGGGCGTCGAGCAAACGATTCGCGCGTACGATGCCGGCGCCTCAAAAATCGGCCAACCTTCGCAAGAAGCGATCCCGGCGCAGCAGCGCGACGCGCTTGCGCGCGCTTTGCAATGA
- a CDS encoding protein-glutamate O-methyltransferase CheR, producing MTWSTAAFADIASLLTERSGLSFPPARRAFAEAGIARAMTRARAKDPMVYLNRVYNDLDAFETLLSEITVGETYFYRDPKQFEFIKEAVLPAFSRSIRVWSAGCATGEEAYSLAIALEQCGLESRSQVLGSDISTVAIATAREGVYGDWSFREIDSMWRARYFSRAAKNRWKIAPRIASRVTFESRNLASAMTAEGFDVILCRNVLMYLESDVVARVTSLLTSALREGGWLFTSPSDPIISDANIEIVTTPSGLAYRRGAAQVLFSIGAPRHDDISLDGRSYRETSSRPAAPIAAPVIAIVDETLDPQRYVREAMELLDEDRAGEAAIAARRAIFLDRTGAFAHLLLGRALRLGGRTVAARRALGRAHRLSEDGDGIGASVQAELSLLRTRPSRIGAGV from the coding sequence GTGACCTGGAGCACAGCGGCTTTCGCCGACATTGCTTCGCTCCTTACAGAGCGGAGCGGTTTGTCGTTCCCTCCGGCGCGACGCGCCTTTGCGGAAGCCGGCATTGCGCGCGCAATGACGCGAGCGCGCGCGAAAGACCCGATGGTATACCTGAATCGCGTGTACAACGATCTTGACGCTTTCGAGACGTTGCTGAGCGAGATTACCGTTGGAGAGACGTACTTCTATCGCGATCCAAAGCAGTTTGAATTTATCAAAGAGGCTGTGCTTCCGGCATTCAGTCGCTCGATTCGTGTTTGGTCCGCGGGCTGCGCGACCGGTGAAGAAGCGTATTCGCTTGCAATCGCTTTGGAACAGTGCGGTCTCGAATCGCGTTCGCAAGTTCTCGGTTCCGATATCTCAACGGTTGCAATTGCTACGGCTCGTGAAGGCGTCTACGGTGATTGGTCGTTTCGCGAGATCGACTCGATGTGGCGTGCACGATACTTTTCGCGCGCTGCCAAAAACCGTTGGAAGATTGCGCCCCGTATTGCGTCACGCGTCACGTTCGAATCGCGCAATCTGGCGAGTGCGATGACGGCCGAGGGATTCGACGTGATCTTGTGCCGCAACGTCTTGATGTACCTCGAATCCGATGTCGTCGCGCGCGTCACATCTCTTCTTACGTCGGCGTTGCGTGAAGGCGGGTGGCTGTTCACGTCACCGTCCGATCCGATCATCTCGGATGCGAACATCGAGATTGTTACGACGCCGTCGGGACTTGCGTACCGGCGTGGAGCTGCGCAGGTTTTGTTTTCGATTGGAGCGCCTCGTCATGATGACATTTCCCTCGACGGACGTTCGTATCGGGAAACGTCATCACGCCCAGCCGCTCCAATCGCCGCACCAGTCATAGCCATCGTTGATGAAACACTTGATCCGCAACGGTATGTAAGGGAAGCGATGGAGCTTCTCGACGAGGATCGGGCCGGAGAAGCTGCGATTGCGGCGCGGCGTGCGATCTTTTTGGATCGGACGGGTGCGTTCGCGCATTTGTTGTTGGGCCGGGCGCTTCGTTTAGGTGGGCGCACGGTCGCGGCGCGCAGGGCGCTCGGCCGCGCGCACCGGCTCAGCGAGGACGGGGACGGTATTGGGGCGTCGGTCCAGGCGGAGCTGTCGCTGCTTCGGACGCGTCCTTCCAGGATTGGAGCAGGCGTATGA
- a CDS encoding chemotaxis protein CheW, with the protein MTAIQSKTLNSHVDALAFELDDLCIAISTQPVVEILRAVAYRPIAGQPPFVPGVIDVRGVVIPLMDMRARFGRPVQPLSPEHRFILVQTHSRPIAMWVDGVIGILTYDPNSLIGSEGLLVGTRSFEGILRTPEGLVVIHDPEAFISESELDAVSEASLTT; encoded by the coding sequence TTGACAGCAATCCAATCGAAAACTCTCAATTCCCACGTCGATGCCCTTGCGTTCGAGTTGGACGATCTTTGCATCGCCATCTCTACGCAACCGGTTGTTGAGATTCTGCGTGCCGTAGCGTACCGTCCGATCGCAGGACAGCCGCCATTCGTCCCCGGTGTGATCGATGTGCGCGGAGTTGTCATTCCGCTGATGGACATGCGCGCGCGTTTCGGTCGTCCCGTACAACCGCTTTCACCCGAACATCGCTTTATTCTCGTGCAGACGCACAGCCGTCCGATCGCGATGTGGGTCGATGGTGTTATCGGTATCCTGACATACGATCCGAATTCGTTGATTGGTTCGGAAGGATTGCTTGTCGGAACGCGCAGCTTTGAGGGAATCCTTCGGACGCCCGAGGGGCTTGTCGTGATTCACGATCCCGAAGCGTTCATCAGCGAGTCGGAGCTCGATGCGGTTTCGGAAGCGAGTTTGACAACGTGA
- a CDS encoding tetratricopeptide repeat protein, which translates to MRFVFAFIAAVAIVAAFMSAPSVGIAAGKATPSPSASPTATPEPPEVAIPHLQARLKANANDREALIGLAGNFLQINRPDLAEAAAQRLLQLGTKTSQVYYLSGYANLQLNRLPQATADLENATNQEPTNLSILSALADAYTRQNRFADAERVGKRALTFNKDDKSAYEMYGGVLEGEQKYDDARVQYETAAKMDPKDPQPVLLEARSYLKQNAIALAGPIFDRALTIDPNNIDALNGKAQTLAAQHDVKGAIATFERIRTLLPSTEEKASVSVDEARIYANEKMNDLAVQTFKTAIAQFPSVLALHLAYGDYLAGQKDLDGAAAEWQLAVGPNRDNKDALGRMGTYYADKKDYPKAADDLKRLTEIAPNDPRGWSILGSVYASQTNWKDAHDAFRHAYDLTHAPDVLKAVGQTDLNLRNYKEAQQIFETIEKSGGDYVKQDPSVIYMLGQSYQKQGQNAQAKSAYQRFLAYLKPGTQAYTEVQKMIQDIDKPSGQKKQQG; encoded by the coding sequence TTGAGATTCGTTTTTGCGTTCATCGCCGCCGTGGCGATCGTTGCGGCGTTCATGAGCGCGCCCTCCGTTGGCATAGCGGCGGGCAAAGCAACACCCTCGCCCTCGGCCTCACCGACAGCGACACCCGAGCCTCCAGAGGTTGCGATCCCACATCTACAAGCGCGATTGAAGGCCAATGCCAACGATCGCGAGGCGCTCATCGGTTTGGCCGGCAATTTCTTGCAGATCAACAGGCCGGATCTTGCGGAGGCCGCCGCGCAGCGACTGCTGCAGCTCGGGACGAAAACGAGTCAGGTCTACTACCTCAGCGGCTATGCGAATCTGCAATTAAATAGGCTCCCGCAAGCGACAGCCGATCTCGAAAACGCGACGAACCAGGAGCCGACGAACCTCAGCATCCTCTCTGCGCTCGCCGACGCCTATACGCGCCAGAACCGTTTTGCCGACGCCGAACGCGTCGGCAAGCGCGCCCTGACGTTCAATAAGGACGATAAAAGCGCGTACGAGATGTACGGTGGCGTGCTCGAGGGCGAGCAAAAATACGATGACGCGCGAGTGCAGTATGAGACCGCGGCGAAGATGGATCCCAAAGATCCGCAACCGGTTCTGCTCGAAGCGCGCTCGTACCTCAAACAAAATGCGATCGCGCTCGCCGGACCGATCTTCGATCGCGCGCTGACGATCGATCCCAACAACATCGACGCATTAAACGGCAAGGCTCAGACGCTCGCGGCTCAGCACGACGTCAAGGGTGCGATAGCGACGTTCGAGCGCATTCGCACGTTGCTGCCCAGTACCGAGGAAAAAGCCAGCGTTTCCGTCGACGAAGCGCGGATCTATGCCAACGAAAAAATGAACGATTTAGCGGTGCAAACGTTCAAGACTGCGATCGCGCAGTTTCCGAGCGTGCTTGCGCTTCATCTCGCATACGGCGACTATCTCGCCGGTCAAAAAGATCTCGACGGCGCAGCCGCGGAATGGCAACTGGCGGTTGGGCCCAATCGCGACAACAAGGATGCGCTTGGACGTATGGGCACCTACTACGCGGACAAAAAAGACTATCCGAAGGCGGCTGACGATCTCAAACGACTGACGGAGATTGCGCCCAACGATCCACGCGGCTGGAGCATCCTCGGTAGCGTCTATGCGTCGCAAACGAATTGGAAAGACGCGCACGATGCGTTCCGGCATGCTTACGATCTGACGCACGCACCCGACGTTCTCAAAGCGGTCGGTCAAACCGATCTCAATCTGCGTAATTATAAAGAGGCGCAGCAGATCTTCGAAACGATCGAAAAAAGCGGCGGCGATTACGTCAAGCAGGATCCAAGCGTGATCTACATGCTCGGGCAGTCATATCAGAAGCAGGGACAAAACGCTCAGGCCAAGAGCGCGTATCAGCGATTCCTTGCCTACTTGAAGCCGGGCACGCAAGCTTATACCGAAGTGCAGAAGATGATTCAAGACATCGACAAGCCCTCGGGGCAGAAGAAGCAACAGGGGTAA
- the aceE gene encoding pyruvate dehydrogenase (acetyl-transferring), homodimeric type, producing the protein MIEHGLFSLNGDPDPTETQDWREAIESVIRTGGPERAAFVLGHALEHASRLGVHLRSGRTPYRNTIPPRRQPPYPGDLQLESRITGLIRWNALAMVVRANQQHPELGGHIATYASIAELFETGFNHFFRAGREGDLVFFQPHAAPGIYARAFLEGRLTEENLEHFRRETSGKGLSSYCHTFLMPHFWQFPNASMGLGPINAIYQARFMRYLQNRGLIDAADRRVWAFIGDGEMDEPESLGGLSIAAREELDNLVFVINCNLQRLDGPVRGNGSIVQELEGLFNGYGWNVIKLLWGSDWDPIFARDKNDVLLRRFEETVDGQMQTYAATDAQFNREHFFNKYPELAELIDDLSDENVENLQRGGHDPVKIFAAYDAAIKTRGRPTVILAQTKKGFGMGRWGQGKMTAHQRKKLEYEALVEFRDRFDLPLSETDLRGLRFYRPADDSPEMQYLHSRREQLGGYLPARDSSAPIVTVPQLETLDALINGSGEREFSTTMAFVQLLRQFLRDPEVRDRLVPIVADEARTFGMEALFRQIGIYSPFGQLYDPEDKDQLSYYKEAREGQILEEGITEAGALSSWIAAATSYAVHGKAMLPYYIFYSMFGFQRVGDLIWAAADSRSRGFLIGATAGRTTLSGEGLQHQDGSSHLIASTIPTCKAYDPGFAHELAVIVRDGMRRMLEAQEDVFYYVTVMNENYVHPALPPQSEQGILRGMYLLRGAERAKAQLLASGTILRQALLAADQLQCDGIPVNVWSVTSWTELRWDGIRKSEEGREQPWITASLASTRGPIFAASDYVSALPDLVRSWIPAGKKFVTLGTDGFGMSDTRAALRDHFGVSANAIAQRVRSEFIHSSVI; encoded by the coding sequence GTGATCGAGCACGGGCTCTTCTCACTGAACGGAGATCCCGACCCCACCGAAACACAGGACTGGCGAGAGGCAATCGAGTCGGTCATTCGTACGGGCGGGCCGGAGCGTGCTGCTTTCGTGCTTGGGCACGCGCTCGAACACGCAAGCCGTCTCGGCGTGCATTTGCGTTCTGGACGCACGCCGTACCGCAACACGATTCCGCCACGCCGCCAACCGCCTTATCCCGGCGATCTGCAGCTCGAAAGCCGCATCACCGGACTCATTCGATGGAATGCGCTTGCGATGGTGGTGCGTGCGAACCAACAGCATCCCGAGTTGGGCGGCCACATTGCAACGTATGCCTCGATCGCCGAGCTGTTCGAGACGGGCTTCAATCATTTCTTTCGCGCCGGACGCGAGGGCGATCTCGTCTTTTTCCAGCCGCATGCAGCGCCCGGGATTTATGCGCGTGCCTTTCTGGAAGGCCGCCTCACCGAAGAGAACCTCGAACATTTTCGCCGGGAGACGTCGGGCAAAGGGCTCTCGTCCTATTGTCACACGTTCTTGATGCCGCATTTCTGGCAATTTCCAAACGCATCGATGGGGCTCGGGCCGATCAATGCAATCTATCAAGCTCGCTTCATGCGGTATCTGCAAAATCGCGGACTCATCGATGCGGCAGATCGCCGCGTTTGGGCGTTCATCGGTGACGGAGAGATGGACGAGCCTGAAAGCCTCGGCGGACTCTCGATCGCCGCGCGTGAGGAGCTCGACAACCTCGTCTTCGTCATCAACTGCAACCTGCAACGTCTCGATGGTCCGGTACGCGGTAACGGCTCGATCGTGCAAGAGCTCGAGGGTCTGTTCAACGGATACGGTTGGAACGTGATCAAGCTTCTATGGGGATCGGATTGGGACCCGATCTTTGCGCGTGACAAGAACGACGTGCTGCTGCGGCGCTTCGAAGAAACCGTCGACGGTCAGATGCAGACGTACGCGGCGACCGATGCGCAGTTCAACCGCGAGCATTTCTTCAACAAATATCCGGAACTAGCTGAGCTGATCGACGATCTTTCGGATGAAAACGTCGAGAATCTCCAGCGCGGCGGACATGATCCCGTCAAAATCTTCGCTGCATACGACGCAGCAATCAAGACACGCGGACGTCCCACCGTTATCCTCGCGCAAACCAAGAAGGGGTTCGGCATGGGGCGCTGGGGCCAAGGAAAGATGACCGCCCATCAGCGCAAGAAACTCGAATACGAAGCGCTCGTCGAGTTTCGGGATCGATTCGATCTGCCGCTAAGCGAAACCGATCTTCGCGGGCTGCGTTTCTACCGTCCGGCCGATGATTCACCGGAGATGCAGTACCTGCACTCACGCCGCGAACAGCTGGGCGGATATCTTCCGGCGCGTGACTCATCGGCGCCGATCGTGACCGTACCGCAGCTCGAAACGCTCGACGCTCTCATCAACGGCAGTGGCGAACGCGAGTTCTCGACGACAATGGCCTTCGTGCAGCTCTTGCGCCAATTCTTGCGCGATCCCGAGGTCCGCGACCGGCTCGTGCCGATCGTCGCCGACGAAGCGCGCACATTCGGGATGGAAGCGCTCTTCCGGCAAATCGGGATCTACTCGCCCTTCGGACAGCTCTACGATCCCGAAGACAAAGACCAGCTCTCGTATTATAAGGAAGCCCGCGAAGGACAGATACTCGAGGAAGGGATCACGGAAGCCGGCGCGCTCTCGTCATGGATTGCAGCAGCGACGAGCTATGCAGTGCACGGCAAGGCGATGCTGCCGTACTACATCTTTTATTCGATGTTCGGTTTTCAACGTGTCGGCGACTTAATTTGGGCGGCTGCCGACTCACGCTCGCGCGGATTCCTGATCGGCGCGACCGCGGGCAGGACGACTCTCTCGGGCGAGGGTTTGCAACATCAGGACGGTAGCAGTCATTTGATCGCGTCGACTATTCCCACGTGCAAAGCCTACGATCCAGGCTTTGCGCATGAGCTTGCCGTGATCGTCCGCGACGGAATGCGCCGCATGCTCGAAGCGCAAGAAGACGTCTTCTATTACGTGACGGTCATGAACGAAAACTACGTACACCCTGCGCTTCCTCCGCAGAGCGAGCAAGGGATCTTGCGCGGAATGTATCTGCTCCGAGGAGCGGAGCGAGCAAAAGCACAGCTGCTTGCGAGCGGGACGATTCTGCGCCAAGCGCTGCTCGCAGCCGATCAATTGCAATGCGATGGTATACCGGTGAACGTCTGGAGCGTCACGAGCTGGACGGAACTACGCTGGGACGGGATAAGAAAGAGTGAAGAAGGTCGCGAGCAGCCTTGGATTACCGCGTCGCTCGCTTCAACGCGTGGACCAATTTTTGCAGCTAGCGATTACGTTAGCGCGCTTCCGGACCTCGTGCGATCCTGGATTCCAGCTGGGAAAAAATTTGTGACGCTCGGCACAGATGGCTTCGGTATGAGCGACACTCGCGCAGCGCTGCGCGATCATTTCGGCGTTAGCGCAAATGCAATTGCACAACGCGTTCGTTCAGAGTTTATTCATTCAAGCGTGATATAA
- a CDS encoding chemotaxis protein CheW has protein sequence MSAQEVLIRRAERLSQSAALREPTRLVELLCFQIGGERYAIETRFTFSVLQRARPAALPGSPAHFLGILGVQGDIVPAIDLARIWGTQPVRSEALSAVILGVDEPEFAIVADSLDELVRFPESEIAAAPALEDHHEFVARLFREMLLLDGKALLQDGRFAIRSSAEERDT, from the coding sequence ATGAGTGCACAAGAGGTTCTCATTCGGCGTGCGGAGCGGCTCTCGCAGTCGGCGGCTCTCCGCGAACCGACCCGTTTGGTCGAGCTCCTCTGCTTTCAGATTGGCGGCGAGCGGTACGCGATCGAGACGCGCTTCACGTTCAGCGTATTGCAGCGGGCGAGGCCCGCAGCACTGCCGGGATCTCCCGCGCACTTTCTCGGTATACTCGGTGTCCAAGGTGACATCGTCCCGGCAATCGATCTCGCCCGGATCTGGGGTACCCAGCCGGTTCGGTCCGAGGCCCTGTCGGCCGTGATTCTTGGTGTCGACGAGCCGGAGTTTGCTATCGTTGCCGACAGCCTTGATGAGCTCGTCCGCTTCCCCGAATCGGAAATTGCCGCGGCGCCTGCGCTCGAGGACCATCACGAGTTCGTAGCGCGCCTGTTTCGCGAGATGTTGCTTTTGGACGGCAAGGCGCTACTGCAGGACGGCCGCTTTGCGATTCGCTCTTCGGCCGAAGAAAGGGACACCTAA
- a CDS encoding electron transfer flavoprotein subunit alpha/FixB family protein, producing MRDVIVFIEQRAGAPRRVSLELATKAQDLATALGGKTHGVVAGAGASQAAEATKAFGLGTLHVAEGGVTAEYLIDPLVDALEAAAKAAGPALILVPNTMIGRDVGSRVAARLDAGITSDATDVTVANGKVSTVSPKLGGLTITTCAFKNTEYGVVSVRPNVFAAKPAASPTSSLETLTLPAKKYGMKMGAEVEEAAPELGVEEASTVVSGGRGLGGPEPFTTLIKPLAEALGGAVGASRAAVDAGWIPHAHQVGQTGKTISPSLYIAVGISGAIQHKVGMRTAGTIVAINKDANVPIADFADLLVVGDLFQIIPELTKRVEAEKVH from the coding sequence ATGCGCGACGTCATCGTTTTTATCGAACAGCGTGCGGGTGCACCGCGCCGCGTTTCGCTCGAGCTGGCAACAAAAGCGCAAGATCTTGCAACTGCACTTGGCGGAAAGACGCACGGTGTCGTCGCGGGCGCGGGCGCGTCGCAAGCCGCCGAAGCGACGAAGGCGTTCGGTCTGGGCACCCTGCATGTCGCCGAGGGCGGAGTCACGGCAGAGTATTTGATCGATCCGCTGGTCGATGCGCTCGAAGCCGCAGCAAAGGCGGCAGGCCCGGCCCTGATCCTCGTCCCCAACACGATGATCGGGCGTGACGTCGGCAGCCGCGTGGCGGCTCGACTCGATGCGGGGATCACTTCCGACGCAACGGACGTTACCGTAGCAAATGGCAAGGTCAGCACGGTCTCGCCGAAGCTGGGTGGTTTGACGATTACGACGTGCGCATTCAAGAACACGGAGTATGGGGTCGTTAGCGTGCGCCCGAATGTCTTTGCGGCTAAGCCGGCTGCCTCACCGACCTCGAGCCTCGAAACGCTTACGCTGCCCGCAAAGAAGTACGGAATGAAAATGGGTGCCGAGGTCGAGGAAGCTGCGCCTGAATTGGGCGTCGAGGAAGCCTCGACGGTGGTCTCGGGAGGACGCGGCCTGGGCGGACCGGAGCCGTTTACGACCCTCATCAAGCCGCTGGCCGAAGCGCTCGGCGGGGCGGTTGGGGCTTCCCGTGCGGCAGTCGATGCAGGCTGGATCCCGCATGCCCACCAGGTAGGACAGACCGGAAAGACGATTAGTCCTTCCTTGTATATCGCCGTCGGGATTTCAGGCGCGATTCAACACAAAGTCGGCATGCGCACGGCTGGTACTATCGTCGCCATCAATAAAGACGCGAACGTTCCAATCGCTGATTTTGCCGACTTGCTGGTCGTCGGCGACCTATTTCAAATCATCCCCGAGCTGACCAAACGCGTCGAGGCTGAGAAGGTACATTGA
- a CDS encoding MauE/DoxX family redox-associated membrane protein, translating into MKFVSLLARIIVGGTLLAAGALKLGHFDALASTIASYRIPYIAPAVIAPVSVAIPLIEVLLGAYLLIGLYTRLIGALALCEFAIFAAAVASVVIRGIPASCGCFGPGDTRPASWVEVARDIGLALLAALIVWRGPGVLALDERIQNQ; encoded by the coding sequence ATGAAGTTTGTATCGCTCCTGGCGCGCATCATCGTGGGCGGGACGTTGCTCGCCGCGGGAGCTCTCAAGCTTGGTCACTTCGATGCGCTCGCGAGCACGATCGCGTCGTATCGGATCCCGTATATCGCGCCGGCGGTCATCGCGCCCGTCTCGGTTGCGATCCCGCTGATAGAAGTACTGCTGGGCGCCTACCTTCTGATCGGGCTCTACACGCGTCTCATCGGCGCTCTCGCGCTGTGCGAGTTCGCTATTTTTGCGGCTGCGGTCGCATCGGTCGTAATCCGCGGAATTCCGGCATCCTGCGGCTGCTTCGGTCCGGGAGATACGCGGCCGGCGTCTTGGGTCGAGGTTGCACGCGACATTGGCCTTGCATTACTGGCTGCACTGATCGTTTGGCGCGGTCCCGGGGTCCTCGCACTCGATGAGAGAATCCAAAATCAATAG
- a CDS encoding TlpA disulfide reductase family protein, whose protein sequence is MSKRSIIAPAEVNRRAQRNRLFLYLTLGLVILIIIAVVAFYSRVPESATSAPIQSGIKVGQVAPEFTVATTDGPFDLKTAEGTGKPVLLEIFATWCPHCQHEVPTIDALYKKYGSQVDFVGVSGSPTGMDGQSQSSQLDVVNFQKTFGVTYPIAYDPQLDVAGKYMLDGYPSIILIDKSGKVAWLASGEVSDKTLKTEINKALK, encoded by the coding sequence ATGAGCAAGAGATCGATCATCGCGCCCGCGGAAGTGAACCGGCGGGCACAGCGCAACCGACTATTCTTGTACCTGACACTCGGATTGGTCATTCTGATCATCATCGCGGTCGTTGCGTTTTATTCGCGCGTTCCGGAGTCCGCGACGTCAGCTCCGATTCAATCGGGCATCAAGGTGGGCCAAGTCGCGCCTGAGTTCACCGTTGCGACGACCGACGGACCATTCGATCTCAAAACGGCAGAGGGCACCGGCAAACCGGTTCTTTTGGAGATCTTCGCGACCTGGTGTCCGCACTGTCAGCATGAGGTCCCTACGATCGACGCGCTCTACAAGAAGTACGGTAGTCAGGTCGATTTCGTCGGCGTCTCGGGAAGCCCGACGGGAATGGATGGACAGTCGCAGTCTTCACAACTGGACGTCGTCAATTTCCAGAAGACGTTCGGGGTCACGTATCCGATCGCGTACGATCCGCAGCTCGACGTCGCCGGCAAGTACATGCTCGACGGTTATCCGTCGATCATCCTTATCGACAAGAGCGGTAAGGTCGCGTGGCTCGCCAGCGGCGAGGTTAGCGATAAGACCCTGAAGACGGAAATCAATAAAGCACTAAAGTGA